The sequence TCCGTCCGGTTGCAATCTTTCGTCGGCACAGGCTCCTGCCGCGCTGCCCGCGCGCGCGACTCCGATCCATCGTGCGGCGCCGGCCCCTCGCGATCCGTCGGCCGTGATTGACCCGGACGATGATGCCGGTATCGCCGCGGCGCTCGCGGGCGGCGGGCTCGACGGATGGATGCACGGCGCGGCGCCCGAGGCCGGACTCTTCGTATTCACCTACCGGCTCCCGAACGACTTCTTTCGTTACGCTGACTTTCCGATGATCCCGGGGTCGGCCGCGGTCGCGCGGGAGCTCGCCGGGCTCCAGCGGCACGACCGGCTGCGTGTCTTCGGCAGCCTCGAGAAGAAGGGCGCTCAGCGCCATGTCCGCGCGCGCCGCATCGAGGTGATCGCGCGGTTTTCCTCCGGCGTGGACGCCCCGTCCTATGCGCACGACACGACCATCGACGCCGCGCTCCTCGGGGCGCGCGAGCTCGTGGGCCGTGTGCACGGCGTCGACGCCGACGGCCAGGTCCTCGTGGTCGAGCTCGCGGACAAGGTGGTGCCGGTCTTCGTGACCCGCCCGGAGCACGTCCGAGACCTGTGGCGCAATGACAAGATCCGGCTGCATTACGTGATCGCCGGGCACCCCGATCGCCCGATCCACCTGCGGCTCGATCCGGACGTCGACAAGCCCATCGAGGTGCTGGAGCGCATGCAAGCGGTCCATGGCCAGCCGATCGAGCTGGAGGGCGACCTCGTGCTTTTCCCGAGGAGCCCACAGATCAAATTCGATATATGGGCGCTGCGCGTCGTTGACAGGGATCGGGTGGAGCGCGAGTATACGCTGGTCAATTTCGGCGATCCCGAGCTCTTCAAGGCGATCCGGGACAAGCTCGCGCGGGGCTGGGCGGCGCACCCCGGCGCGCCGGTGGACGTGCGCAACAAGTTCATCAAACCAGGCCTGCGCGTGCGCGCGAGGGGCGTGCTCAACGTGATCTCACCGGCGCAGGCCAACCCGCAGATCTTGCTGTCGGCGGAAGGCGCGGTCGAGGTGCTCGGAGCTCCAGGAGGCGGCTCGCCCCCTCCTGTCAATCGATGATCGCTCGCGGGGCGAGCTGCTGAGGCGCTCCCCGGTCTCGCCAGTCCGTCCTGTGCGTCAGCTAGACCCGAGCACGGGACGCGATCGAGCGCGGTGGAAGGAAGAAGGCAATCCCGCCTTCATTTTCCGCTTGCCCCCCGTTTCTCCAGACCACACTCTCTTCCGTGAAGGGGCGCCCGCGTGCGCCTCTTTCGGAGTGTGATCCTTCCCCATTTCGAGCGAGCGCTCCCTCCAGCTCGGGCCGCTCGCGACGTTCGTCCGTCGCGCTCCGAGCGCGCGCGTCAATGCCTCGTGTCCCGCCGGCCATGCTCTCGATCGGAGGTGTGCCCGTGAAGTCAGCGTTCGTCCTGCCGCTCGTCGTCGTATCGTCGTGCCTCGCCTCCGCCGCTGCCGCCGCCGAGCAGGCGTGCGGGTACTCCAGCGCCGGCTGGAACGCGCCGAACGGCGCGGCCGTGTTCAGCGCAGGCTCCGGGCCGATCGGAGACGTCCTTAACGCCGTCGGCGAGTTCCGTACGCACTCCATGCTGTCGCATGGTCCCGGCCGGTGGGTGACGCATGCCACCATGAAGCAGCCGCGTGAAAACTCCTGGCCCGAGGTGTGCAGCACGCCCATCGTGACGAACGATCTGCTCGATGGGTATCCCGGGCTCGCGCAGGTCAACCAGGGCGGGATCTACCGCTTCCTCTACGGGAGCGGCGGGAGCGGCCCGGTCGCGCTGACCTATCAGGTCGGCGATCCCAAGCGGGCCGCGTCGATCGGCGAAACCATCTGGTGGGAGGTGCCCTACTACGCCGAGCGCTCGATCATCGACGAAGGGGTCGAGATCCCTCGGCTGAGCGTTCGCGGCGACCGGGTGCACTACTCGTTCTTCCAGTACCGCAGCACCGAGGGCACGCCCACCGGCGGGCCGGCGTGGAACAACGGTATGGTTTGCTCTTCATTTTTGGCCTACGCGCACTACCTCGACGGCCAGGGCGCCATCCCCCCGTACACGTACAGCCACGCCAAGCTCGCCAGCGCGGCCAACGCCCTTCACGACGGGGTGATGGACAGCTGCGAGAACAGCCTGGGGTTCTGGGGCTCGCTCGGCACCTCGCTCGCCTGCTTCACGGACGTCTGCGACAAGGCCGCCAATCAGGTCGCGAACTGCATGGCCTCGCACGCATGCGACACCGGCAGCAGCAGCGTGTGGAGAGGGGTCCGAGACGATCCGAAGACCGTCGCCGTGTCCATCAGCCCCGACCGCATCGGCGGCTGGAGCGGGCACCCCTGGGGGACGCAGGCCGGCGCGACCGTCTGGTCCGCCGATACGAACCACAACGTCCAGTGGAACTCCGGAGGCAACGTCTACGGGTGCTGGTACTGACGGACGTTCGAGCACGATGACGTGAGGAGCTCCGGCCATGACGACCAGGATCGGCGAGCATCGGTCAAAGGCGCAATGGATCGGTGGGGTGGTGCTCGCCGCCGCGCTCTGCTGGGTCCTGGTCTGGTCGGTCCACCCTTCCAGGGCGCCCGAGCCCGCGCCGGCAGCGCCGAAGGCGAGCGCGCAGGAGGCCCCGCCGAGCGCCAGACGCGCGGCGAGCGCCGCCGCCGCGAGCACGAGGGCGCCCGCGGAGGACCCGGCGCCCATCATCGACGAGATCGAGGTCGAGAAGCCGGAGGTGTGCGCCGGCGAGGAGAACCTCATCACCGTGCGATCCCATACCACGAACGGGACAGATGAGTACCTCCACAGCGTCATTGGCACGCGCACCGGATCGCGGGTGCCGCTGCGAGTATGGCCCGAGATGGACGGATCGTACGAGATGCCCACCATCTCCGTGTTCGGACGGAACAACGTTGTGACTCGGATCGAGGTCCCGAGATACAAGGTCAACGCCTGCAAGCCAGAGCGGATCGTCGTCATCACCCACAGGCTCCTGCCTAGCACCCCCGGTGAATTCGAGCTCACGGCGCAGATCGTCGGCGTCGGCCTCAAGGACAAGCCCGACGCGACGCCGTTCAAGCCCGCGAGTTATGCCTGGGTGTTCGACGACGGCGGCTCGGGGAAGACGAAGGCGCCGTTCGTGACCCACAGCTACGAGCGCCGTCCGCAAACCGCGCTCGTCTCCGAGTTTCTCATCCGGGTGGAGGTCCAGAGCGAAGCGGGCGAGAAGCTCACCGGCCGTGCCCTGCTCCAGATCCCGAACACGATGTTTCAGGACCTCGCCGAGCGGGGGATCGTGACCATCGCGGCGACGCCGACGCCCCGCTTTCCCCGGCAGGACGGCGACGGCGTGGTCCGGCAGACCTTCCGCCTCTGGCATCACGGCGACGCGCCGGTCCGGATCGATACGGTCACGGCGGTGCGGCACTACGCGGGGGCGTCGAGCGCCTCACCGCTCGAGAAGGCCTCGCTCAGCCTGGTCGAGATCCCCCCCGGGCAAGGGGTCGATGTGGACGTGAGCCTCGACACGGTGCGTGAACCGGATGTCTTCACCATCACGTACATCCTCGATGGGGAGACGGCGGAGGGGCACGCGGCGCGCGGGACATTCTCGCTGATGAAGCCGCCGCCCGCGCCGACCAAGGAGTCGAGCACACCGGTCACGGAGCCCGTCCTCCTCGCCAAGATCAAGCGGGCGCGAGAGCTCCTGGCGCAGGAGTTCGTCACGGACGAGGACATCTGGCGGCTGGAGCGAGAGGGGAAGATGGCAGATCTCGACGGCTCTCCGCCGCCGGCGCCAGCGCCATAGCCCGCTCCGAGCACGCCGCCATGGCCGCGTCGACTCCTCTGCTTCGGGGCTCGTGGCCGGTCGGGCGCCGAGCGCGATCGCGACCCCGAAGCCCCCGATCAGCGTGCCTCGGCCCGCCTCGAGCCGTTGGCCGCGGCGGCGTCGGCGCCGTTTATCCGCTGGATGCAGAGCTTGAGGCCGGCGCGGAGGTTGCCCATCGTGATGATCCCCGAGAGATCGAGCCCCAGCGCGATCATCGTCTGCGCCACGTTCGAGCGGATACCCGTGATCACGCCCTCGGCGCCGAGGAGCCGTATCGCGCGGACCATCTCGATGAGGTAGCTCGCCGTCTTCGTGTCGACGGCGTCGACCCCGGTCAGATCGAGTATCGCGAAGCGCGCCCCCTTGCTCGAGATCGCGTCGAGGAGGCTATCCATCACCTCGGAGGTCCTCAAGCTGTCGACGACACCGACCATCGGGAGCGTCAGCACGCGATCCCAGACCTCGATGATGGGGGTCGACAGCGCGCGAATCACCTGCTGCTGGGCCTGGATCATGTCGAGCCTCGCCTGGAGCTCGACCTCCTTGCGCTTCATCTCCGTGATGTCGAACGTCACGGAGACCGCGCCGTCCGGCGCGCCGCGCTCGTCGAAGACGGGGAGCAGCCAGGACCGCCAGGTGACGCCGTGGGTCTCGACCTGATTCTCCACGATCTCTCCCGCCAGCGCGCGCCGCATCCCGTCCGCGGCCTCGGGGCTGGACCCGTAGAGGTCGAAGACGTTCTTGCCGATGAGCGCCCCAGGCTTCACGCCCGAGTTCTCGAGCCCCTTGCCGTCATGATGGGTGAAGACCCCGTCGCGATCATACTTGCACGCGGCGATCGGGACGTGATCGAGGATGGAGCGCAGGATGATGGAGTCGTCCCGCGACGCTTCCGCCAGACGGCCGCGGTCGGTCACGTCCTGCCCGATGAAGAGCCTGCGCATCACCTGGCCTTCGGCGCCGCGCATCGGCTCGTGCACCCACGCGCACGCGACGACGCGCCCGTCCTTCCGCCGGTGCTCGGCGGAGAGCGGCGCGCCGCCCCGCCCGTCGCAGACGCGTCGCCAGAGGTCGACGTCGGCGCCGCCCAGCGCTGTGTCCGCGAGGCGGCGGCCAATCACCTCTTCCGCGGTATAACCCAGCAGCCGCTCCGCCCCGGCGCTCCACGCGGCGATCTCGAGATCATCGGCGTCGCCCGTGCACTCGACGGCGATGAACGGCCCGTTGAGGACCGCGTTCATGTAGCTCGTCGCGACCTCAAGCTCGTCCGGGCCCGCCACCTGGTCCATGCGCAGCACTGTACCGGGCACGTCATCGGCATGTCGAGAAAAACGGCCACGCCCGACGGTCAGGTCCCTCGCTTCATCGTGGCCTCGATGAGCCCGTGCGGCTCGTCGACCGGGACGAATATCTCGTTGTCGTTGGCGAGCCCAAAGGGCGTGAGATCGACGAGCAGGCAGTGCTTGTTGGGGAGCGAGAGGCTCACCTCGTCGATGGCAGGACAGGCGGCGAGCACCGCCTCCCCCAGGTCATGAATGGTGTGCTGCACCGAGAGGCTATGTCGCTCCGCGAAGGTCTCGATCAGGGCGCGGCGGGCGCGCTCCCACGTCGCCGTGGGCGCCGGGTCGCGGCCGGCCGTGCGCCAGCGGGCCACCATGAGCGTCGAGAGGATGCGGTCCCCGGTCTCCTTGAGCGTCGTGTACTCGTCGCGCGGGAAGCCCGAGAACGCCGAGCCGGCGGTCTTGAGGACGAGGAGATCCGCGATGCCGGACGTGATCTCGACCCCGCCAGGAGCCGCGGAGATCTCCGCGGTCCGCCGCTCCCCTGCCGCGCGGAGGAACGCGTGAGGGTGCGGCGCGCCGCCCGCCTCGACGCGAGACCACACACTCT is a genomic window of Sorangium aterium containing:
- a CDS encoding PAS domain-containing protein, translating into MPGTVLRMDQVAGPDELEVATSYMNAVLNGPFIAVECTGDADDLEIAAWSAGAERLLGYTAEEVIGRRLADTALGGADVDLWRRVCDGRGGAPLSAEHRRKDGRVVACAWVHEPMRGAEGQVMRRLFIGQDVTDRGRLAEASRDDSIILRSILDHVPIAACKYDRDGVFTHHDGKGLENSGVKPGALIGKNVFDLYGSSPEAADGMRRALAGEIVENQVETHGVTWRSWLLPVFDERGAPDGAVSVTFDITEMKRKEVELQARLDMIQAQQQVIRALSTPIIEVWDRVLTLPMVGVVDSLRTSEVMDSLLDAISSKGARFAILDLTGVDAVDTKTASYLIEMVRAIRLLGAEGVITGIRSNVAQTMIALGLDLSGIITMGNLRAGLKLCIQRINGADAAAANGSRRAEAR
- the pucL gene encoding factor-independent urate hydroxylase — encoded protein: MSISLVRNAYGKSRVRLVKVRRAGARHELTDVQVDIQLEGEFDDAYTKGDNSKVLPTDTMKNTVYALAKGHPVEPIEDFGALLAEHFLGKPHTRRATVVIAESVWSRVEAGGAPHPHAFLRAAGERRTAEISAAPGGVEITSGIADLLVLKTAGSAFSGFPRDEYTTLKETGDRILSTLMVARWRTAGRDPAPTATWERARRALIETFAERHSLSVQHTIHDLGEAVLAACPAIDEVSLSLPNKHCLLVDLTPFGLANDNEIFVPVDEPHGLIEATMKRGT